From the Lolium rigidum isolate FL_2022 chromosome 2, APGP_CSIRO_Lrig_0.1, whole genome shotgun sequence genome, one window contains:
- the LOC124691682 gene encoding phosphatidate cytidylyltransferase 4, chloroplastic-like, giving the protein MAAAAAATAAVAATRLHPPLLLHSAPRPQPQLRLRLRLLLPSPPPLRLRRRFPLLAVAAASASAAASTSAGEGSAEEAAEKSNKARKLQRRVLVGVAIGVGAGGVVIAGGWVFAAAMAAVGLAGAREYFGLVRGTAVGGGTPPPRYVSRVCTAICALMPILTLYYGRMDVPLTFSAFIIAISLLLQRGNPRFAQLTSSVFGLFYCGYLPSFWVKLRCGLAAPALNTSIAHNWPILLGGQAHWTVGLVATLISISSIIAADTSAFLCGRAFGRTPLTNISPKKTLEGALAGLTGCVLTTLLLSTLFCWPRSLLSATAYGILIFLGSLFGDLIESLIKRDAGVKDSGSLIPGHGGILDRVDSYVFTGALCYSFVRVALPLYGV; this is encoded by the exons atggctgctgctgctgctgcgacgGCGGCCGTGGCGGCCACCCGCCTCCacccgcctctcctcctccactccgCGCCACGGCCCCAGCCCcaactccgcctccgcctccgcctcctcctcccctccccgccacccctccgcctccgccgccgcttcccgctcctcgccgtcgccgccgcttccgcttccgccgccgcttCCACCTCCGCCGGCGAAGGAAGCGCGGAGGAGGCCGCCGAGAAGAGCAACAAGGCCCGGAAGCTACAGCGGAGAGTGCTTGTGGGCGTCGCCATCGGGGTGGGCGCGGGCGGTGTCGTGATCGCCGGCGGCTGGGTgttcgccgccgccatggccgccgtcgGCCTCGCCGGCGCCCGCGAGTACTTCGGGCTCGTCCGCGGCACCGCCGTAGGCGGCGGCACCCCGCCACCGCGCTACGTCTCCCGCGTCTGCACCGCCATCTGCGCTCTCATGCCCATCCTCACACT GTACTATGGCCGCATGGATGTTCCCCTGACGTTTTCGGCATTTATTATTGCAATATCTTTGCTCTTGCAAAGAGGGaacccccgttttgcgcagctaacTAGTTCAGTTTTTGGTTTATTTTATTGCGGCTATCTTCCTTCTTTCTGGGTTAAGCTCCGTTGCGGACTAGCAGCTCCTGCCTTAAACACAA GTATAGCGCATAATTGGCCAATACTTCTCGGTGGGCAAGCTCACTGGACAGTTGGACTTGTAGCAACCTTGATATCTATTAGTAGCATTATTGCCGCTGATACATCAGCCTTCCTTTGTGGAAGG GCATTTGGCCGTACTCCTTTGACTAACATAAGCCCTAAGAAGACATTGGAGGGTGCTTTAGCCGGTCTAACTGGCTGTGTGCTTACCACTCTGCTTCTGTCGACTCTCTTTTGCTGGCCAAGATCTCTGTTAAG TGCTACTGCTTATGGAATCCTGATCTTTTTGGGTTCGTTGTTCGGGGATCTTATCGAGTCTCTGATTAAGCGCGACGCTGGTGTGAAGGATTCTGGATCACTCATTCCTGGCCATG GTGGGATTCTGGACCGGGTCGACAGCTATGTCTTCACGGGGGCGCTCTGTTACTCGTTTGTCAGAGTGGCTCTGCCCCTGTACGGAGTCTGA
- the LOC124691684 gene encoding ER membrane protein complex subunit 2-A-like, whose protein sequence is MAAATATATAAEEEARLLRLEEQAEHGGGGAWEYLSLARRLRARRPAPVLRLGLALLNDASARSRLAAEQWTLYEQVAVAAMDCQRLDVAKDCIGVLSKQFPGSVRVSRLEALLFEAKGDWAEAERAYALILENNPFDQIVHKRKIAIAKAQGDMSLAVDYLNKYLELFMADHDAWRELAEIYVSLQMYKQAAFCYEELILAQPTIPLYHLAYAEVLYTLGGLENLQTAKKYYASTIQLTGGKNTRALFGVCLCSAAISQLTKGRNKEEDSSELQSLAAEALLKAYKQHASSKEALVAGMLKNMKLS, encoded by the exons atggcggccgcgacggcgacggcgacggcggcggaggaggaggcgcggctgCTAAGGCTGGAGGAGCaggcggagcacggcggcggcggcgcctgggAGTACCTCTCCCTCGCCCGCAggctccgcgcgcgccgccccgcccccgtcctccgcctcggcctcgccCTCCTCAACGACGCGTCCGCCCGCTCCCGCCTCGCCGCTGAAC AGTGGACGCTCTACGAGCAGGTGGCGGTGGCTGCCATGGACTGCCAGCGTCTTGACGTAGCAAAG GATTGTATCGGAGTCCTCTCCAAGCAGTTTCCTGGCAGCGTGCGCGTTA GCCGCCTAGAAGCTCTGCTGTTTGAGGCAAAGGGTGATTGGGCAGAAGCTGAAAGAGCATATGCACTTATCCTGGAAAACAACCCATTTGATCAG ATTGTCCACAAGAGGAAAATTGCTATTGCAAAAGCACAAGGTGACATGTCTTTAGCTGTCGACTATCTGAACAAATATTTGGAATT ATTCATGGCGGATCATGATGCCTGGAGAGAACTTGCTGAAATCTACGTTTCCTTACAAAT GTACAAACAAGCTGCCTTTTGTTACGAGGAGCTGATATTGGCACAACCAACAATTCCACTTTATCATCTAGCTTATGCTGAG GTTTTGTACACTCTGGGTGGCTTGGAAAACCTTCAAACAGCTAAAAAGTATTATGCATCAACGATCCAGTTGACTGGAGGCAAGAACACCAGAGCTCTCTTTGGCGTGTGCCTG TGTAGCGCGGCGATCAGCCAGCTGACCAAAGGGAGGAACAAGGAGGAAGACAGCTCAGAGCTGCAGAGCTTGGCGGCAGAGGCACTACTGAAGGCCTACAAGCAACACGCATCGTCCAAGGAGGCGCTCGTCGCGGGTATGCTGAAGAACATGAAGCTCTCCTGA